Proteins found in one Patescibacteria group bacterium genomic segment:
- the rsmI gene encoding 16S rRNA (cytidine(1402)-2'-O)-methyltransferase has translation MSTLYIVATPIGNLEDITLRALRILGEVDFILCEDTRITKRLLDHYKISTPTISYHQHSDLNKIEHILELLSRGKSLALVSDAGTPGISDPGGKLVQAVIERFGADNEDGFGAKNTVQIESVPGPSAVTAALSISGIPTDKFIFLGFPPHKKGRNKFLKRIFLSEYPVVVYESKHRIIKFLEELKAMAEEIKREAPAAIKEKPYRKAKEEKKKKKEITSVVVCRELSKMYETVYRGETGHIIEQIKGSPDDQKGEFVVIIA, from the coding sequence ATGTCTACTTTATACATAGTCGCCACCCCAATCGGAAATCTTGAAGATATCACTTTAAGGGCTCTGCGCATTTTAGGCGAAGTGGATTTTATTTTGTGCGAGGATACGAGGATTACCAAACGGCTTTTGGATCACTATAAGATTTCTACCCCGACAATCTCTTACCATCAGCATTCGGACTTAAATAAGATTGAGCATATTTTAGAGCTCCTTTCCCGGGGCAAAAGCCTGGCTTTAGTGTCGGACGCCGGCACGCCGGGAATTTCCGACCCTGGCGGGAAGCTCGTCCAGGCGGTGATCGAAAGGTTTGGAGCGGACAACGAGGATGGGTTTGGCGCTAAGAATACTGTCCAAATCGAATCAGTTCCCGGGCCGTCGGCCGTAACAGCCGCTTTGTCAATTTCCGGCATCCCGACCGATAAGTTTATTTTTCTAGGCTTTCCGCCGCATAAAAAAGGGCGGAATAAATTTTTAAAACGGATTTTTTTAAGCGAATATCCGGTCGTAGTATACGAGTCCAAGCACCGGATAATCAAGTTTTTAGAAGAGCTCAAAGCAATGGCCGAAGAGATAAAGAGAGAGGCGCCCGCCGCGATTAAGGAGAAGCCGTACCGGAAGGCTAAAGAGGAAAAAAAGAAAAAAAAGGAGATTACTTCTGTAGTAGTATGCCGAGAACTATCCAAAATGTACGAGACGGTTTATCGGGGGGAGACCGGCCATATTATTGAACAGATTAAAGGCAGTCCGGACGACCAAAAAGGGGAGTTTGTCGTAATTATAGCTTAG
- a CDS encoding PHP domain-containing protein codes for MLKIDLHIHTVASLHAQSTIFEYVNRAKELGMEVIGISEHGPDLESNHADYNYFNTILRIPHWINGIRLLRGVEANIIDKDGNIDVTEEMLKKLDYVMAGFHKNAGYEDSGKKLNTNAMVGAIRSGKIDIITHPFVTFIFPADVRKISEEACKRKILLEINLSYIRERKLRSDTLENLKTIIKTVKKYKQKLIVNSDSHNVWELGDDSSLDKIKKKIGLTDNLIINNYPKELFKLLNIKM; via the coding sequence ATGTTAAAAATTGATTTACATATCCATACTGTCGCCAGCTTGCACGCCCAAAGCACTATTTTTGAGTATGTTAACCGGGCGAAAGAGCTGGGAATGGAAGTTATCGGTATTTCCGAACATGGGCCGGATTTGGAATCAAACCATGCCGACTATAATTATTTTAATACTATTTTGCGGATTCCTCATTGGATAAACGGCATCCGCCTTTTGAGGGGAGTGGAAGCCAATATTATTGATAAAGACGGCAATATTGACGTAACGGAAGAAATGTTAAAAAAATTGGATTACGTCATGGCCGGATTTCATAAGAACGCGGGATACGAGGATTCGGGTAAGAAGTTAAATACTAACGCGATGGTTGGGGCGATTAGGTCGGGAAAAATTGATATTATCACCCACCCATTCGTTACTTTCATTTTTCCGGCCGATGTAAGGAAAATTTCGGAAGAAGCCTGCAAAAGAAAAATCCTTTTGGAAATCAATTTAAGTTATATTCGAGAGCGCAAATTAAGATCGGATACGCTGGAAAATTTAAAGACAATAATTAAGACGGTTAAGAAATACAAACAAAAGTTGATTGTTAACAGCGATTCGCATAATGTTTGGGAATTGGGGGACGACTCTTCTTTGGATAAAATAAAGAAGAAGATCGGGCTGACGGATAATTTGATTATTAATAATTATCCCAAAGAATTGTTTAAACTGTTAAATATAAAGATGTAG
- the metG gene encoding methionine--tRNA ligase codes for MPKSKKFYITTPIYYVNAKPHIGHTYTTVAADVLARYHRQIGDKTFFLTGTDEHGAKIAEKAESEGKNPKEFVDGIANEFKKAWKEMDISYDKFIRTTDGDHIRAVQNAMQVMYEKGDIYLGSYEGLYCTGCEQFKNEKDLINGLCPDHKIPPIHLKEESYMFKMSKYEKELLKLIEKDELLIRPEGKKNEVLSFYKKEGLKDVSFSRKNVSWGIPIPWDKSHTIYVWADAFLNYLTGLDWDGSLGKAPEMWPPDAELMSKDILRVHATIWPAMLMSLELSLPKELFVHGYFLVSGEKMSKSVGNVISPEELISRYGVDATRYLLMAAAVFGNDADIGWKWLDEKFNAELANGLGNLAGRVATLLEKNKIELDIAGYEDRELAKNFGKRMEALALDDALKLVQIKVRETDEFLSSRAPWKLKDVKEVKEVLEPAAKNIIAIGKLLAPFMPEVSKKIVEQFSQKQIKKQASLFPRVN; via the coding sequence ATGCCAAAATCAAAAAAATTCTATATTACCACGCCGATTTATTACGTTAATGCCAAACCGCATATCGGCCATACTTATACGACCGTGGCGGCCGATGTTTTGGCGCGCTATCACCGGCAAATCGGCGATAAAACATTCTTCTTAACCGGGACTGACGAGCATGGGGCGAAAATCGCGGAAAAAGCTGAAAGTGAAGGCAAAAACCCAAAAGAGTTTGTTGATGGAATTGCCAATGAATTTAAAAAAGCCTGGAAAGAAATGGATATTAGCTATGATAAATTCATCCGGACGACGGATGGGGATCATATCCGGGCAGTGCAGAACGCGATGCAGGTTATGTATGAAAAAGGGGATATATACTTAGGAAGCTACGAGGGGCTTTACTGCACCGGCTGTGAGCAGTTTAAGAATGAAAAAGATTTAATAAACGGCCTTTGCCCGGACCATAAAATCCCGCCTATTCATCTCAAAGAAGAGAGCTACATGTTTAAAATGTCAAAGTATGAAAAGGAACTTTTAAAGCTGATTGAAAAAGATGAACTCTTGATCCGGCCGGAAGGGAAAAAGAATGAAGTTTTGAGTTTTTATAAAAAGGAAGGCTTAAAAGATGTGTCATTTTCCCGGAAGAATGTAAGCTGGGGAATACCTATCCCTTGGGACAAGAGCCATACGATTTATGTTTGGGCGGACGCTTTTTTAAACTATTTGACTGGCCTGGACTGGGACGGTTCTTTGGGGAAGGCGCCGGAAATGTGGCCGCCCGACGCTGAATTAATGAGTAAGGACATCTTAAGAGTGCACGCGACGATTTGGCCGGCCATGCTAATGTCCTTGGAGCTTTCCTTGCCTAAAGAACTGTTCGTGCATGGATACTTTTTGGTAAGCGGCGAAAAAATGAGTAAATCAGTTGGCAATGTAATTTCGCCCGAGGAACTGATTAGCCGCTACGGCGTTGACGCGACCAGATACTTACTAATGGCCGCCGCAGTTTTTGGGAACGACGCCGATATTGGCTGGAAGTGGCTTGATGAAAAATTTAACGCCGAGCTGGCTAACGGGCTCGGGAACTTAGCCGGACGGGTGGCTACTCTTTTGGAGAAAAATAAGATAGAATTAGATATAGCCGGGTATGAAGATAGGGAGCTTGCCAAGAACTTCGGCAAAAGAATGGAAGCGCTGGCGCTGGATGACGCTTTGAAGCTTGTTCAGATAAAAGTCAGAGAAACGGACGAGTTTTTAAGCTCCCGGGCGCCCTGGAAGTTAAAAGATGTTAAAGAAGTGAAAGAAGTTTTGGAGCCGGCGGCGAAGAATATCATTGCCATCGGAAAATTATTGGCGCCTTTTATGCCGGAAGTGTCAAAAAAGATAGTCGAACAATTCAGCCAAAAACAAATAAAAAAACAAGCTTCACTATTTCCGAGAGTCAATTAA
- a CDS encoding CvpA family protein, protein MSGFDIFLILVIAGFAFYGLFHGLIKTIGAIIALIVGVWIANLFYLPAYDLAKKIFFGFDTLGHVLVFMVLFVIANRLVNLVFVLIEGSYNSLFFIPFLKTINRLLGAIFGLILGGLIVGFSLYGLEQAGFLKSFLAPYLEGSQIAPPLLKYVGVIVPLLPNLWNKIIGAKDMKKPDAINFSSVKLEDFNLDKIKTTGQQLKESVWNTSK, encoded by the coding sequence ATGAGCGGCTTTGATATCTTTCTCATTCTCGTCATCGCCGGATTTGCTTTTTACGGCTTGTTCCATGGTTTAATAAAAACTATCGGAGCGATTATCGCGTTAATCGTCGGCGTCTGGATTGCAAATTTATTTTATCTTCCAGCTTATGATTTGGCGAAAAAAATATTTTTCGGCTTTGATACTTTAGGCCATGTTCTAGTTTTTATGGTTCTTTTCGTAATAGCTAACCGGCTGGTTAATTTAGTATTCGTCCTTATCGAAGGAAGTTATAATTCGCTTTTCTTCATTCCGTTTTTAAAAACAATCAACCGATTGTTAGGCGCGATTTTCGGCCTGATCCTTGGCGGTTTGATTGTCGGCTTTTCCTTATATGGGTTAGAGCAGGCAGGATTTTTAAAAAGTTTTTTAGCCCCTTATTTAGAGGGATCGCAGATCGCTCCGCCCCTTCTGAAATACGTTGGAGTTATTGTCCCGCTCTTACCAAACCTTTGGAATAAAATTATCGGGGCTAAGGATATGAAAAAACCCGACGCTATTAATTTTAGCAGCGTAAAACTGGAAGACTTTAATTTGGATAAGATAAAAACTACCGGGCAACAGCTGAAGGAAAGCGTATGGAACACCTCAAAGTGA
- a CDS encoding L-threonylcarbamoyladenylate synthase — translation MEHLKVNLKKIQKNEIDRIVNFLNRGKVIVYPTDTIYGLGCLATDKKAIKKIYKIKKREKGKPMLILVSSLAMAKKYSRINKAQNKYLKKIWPGPVSVVLEKKRGLPRELSGGLKTQAMRLPKNDFLLKIIRKLGAPIISTSLNLSGKAPAKDVRGISRIFKKEKPDLVVDGGKLKGRSSKLIDLRDVKNIKIIRK, via the coding sequence ATGGAACACCTCAAAGTGAATTTAAAAAAAATACAGAAAAACGAAATTGACAGGATTGTCAATTTTTTAAACCGTGGAAAGGTAATTGTTTATCCGACGGATACGATTTACGGATTAGGGTGCCTCGCGACCGATAAAAAAGCCATTAAAAAAATTTATAAAATTAAGAAGCGGGAAAAGGGAAAGCCCATGCTTATCTTAGTTAGCAGTCTCGCGATGGCAAAAAAATATTCCCGGATCAATAAGGCGCAAAATAAGTATTTAAAGAAAATCTGGCCCGGACCGGTTTCGGTCGTGCTTGAAAAAAAGAGAGGCCTGCCCCGGGAATTGTCCGGCGGTCTAAAGACGCAGGCGATGAGGCTGCCTAAAAATGATTTTCTCCTTAAAATAATTAGAAAGCTCGGAGCACCTATCATATCCACCAGCTTGAATTTAAGCGGCAAAGCGCCGGCCAAGGATGTCCGGGGGATAAGCCGGATATTTAAAAAAGAAAAGCCGGACTTAGTAGTGGACGGCGGAAAGCTAAAAGGCCGATCCTCAAAACTCATTGACTTAAGGGATGTTAAAAATATTAAAATTATCAGGAAATAA
- a CDS encoding TatD family hydrolase — MFIDTHAHVNFRAFREDADEVIKRALENDTWMILVGSEYRTSKRAIDYANKFEKGVYAAIGIHPIHLHPMEFSEEEEEMSATGEEFNFDMYEKLTTFEKVVAIGEIGLDYFHLPKTGDLEEVKEKQKKVFLEQVILGRTKNLPVIIHCRDAHDDMLAILKEFKRKNKELFPADGRPWGVMHCFYGSEDLAWQYFNLGLLVSFTGLITFNRQNDELLRKVPLHKFMVETDCPFMAPEPFRGKRNEPSLVKYVAARIAEAKGLTIDKIADVTTKNARELFNI; from the coding sequence ATGTTCATCGATACCCACGCCCATGTAAATTTCCGCGCCTTTAGGGAAGACGCCGACGAGGTGATTAAACGCGCCTTGGAAAACGATACCTGGATGATTCTGGTTGGCTCCGAATACCGGACCTCGAAGCGGGCGATTGATTACGCCAATAAGTTTGAGAAAGGCGTTTACGCCGCTATCGGCATCCATCCGATCCATTTGCACCCAATGGAATTTTCAGAAGAGGAAGAAGAAATGAGCGCTACCGGAGAGGAATTTAATTTCGATATGTATGAGAAGCTGACGACTTTCGAGAAAGTTGTGGCAATTGGCGAAATTGGCCTGGACTATTTTCATTTGCCTAAAACGGGCGACCTGGAGGAGGTGAAAGAGAAACAAAAGAAAGTATTTCTTGAACAAGTCATCTTGGGAAGGACAAAAAATTTGCCGGTGATAATCCACTGCCGGGACGCACATGACGATATGCTCGCGATTTTGAAAGAGTTCAAAAGGAAGAATAAGGAGCTTTTTCCGGCTGACGGGCGGCCATGGGGCGTGATGCATTGCTTTTACGGTTCGGAAGATCTAGCTTGGCAGTATTTTAATTTAGGGCTATTAGTCTCTTTTACTGGATTGATAACCTTTAACCGCCAAAATGACGAGCTCTTGCGCAAAGTACCTTTGCATAAATTTATGGTAGAGACCGATTGTCCCTTTATGGCGCCGGAGCCATTCCGGGGAAAAAGAAACGAACCGTCGCTCGTAAAATACGTAGCGGCGCGGATTGCCGAGGCAAAAGGTTTGACAATAGATAAAATTGCTGACGTAACTACAAAAAATGCCCGTGAATTGTTTAATATTTAA
- a CDS encoding AtpZ/AtpI family protein: MNEDDQTPQGLDDSKKKSKEKAWWTPALILFFRFSSWIAFPVLIGAFIGNWVDDKYNGGKSFYLFFLIGLSFFVSMFGLVREAGREFKRIEEEEDEKKSKK; this comes from the coding sequence ATGAATGAAGATGACCAAACTCCACAAGGATTGGATGATTCTAAAAAGAAATCCAAAGAAAAAGCCTGGTGGACGCCAGCGCTAATTTTATTTTTCCGGTTTTCTTCCTGGATTGCCTTTCCGGTTCTAATCGGGGCGTTTATCGGCAACTGGGTTGATGATAAATATAACGGCGGAAAATCTTTTTACCTTTTTTTCCTGATCGGCTTATCGTTTTTCGTTTCCATGTTCGGTCTGGTCAGGGAAGCCGGGAGGGAATTTAAAAGGATTGAAGAGGAAGAGGATGAAAAGAAAAGTAAAAAATAA
- the atpB gene encoding F0F1 ATP synthase subunit A → MPEVKEQQNNAVQHEGSAQAVEAVSNTEAQSSKEGSAGTGTEAQAGGKEEIVTENTLFAEPIIHFKNFTITNSLINSWVAIFIILILAVIVRFKIKAIPRGIQNVFEMVIEGFLGIFDSVTGSREKSLKFFPLVFSFFILILINNWLGLLPGVGSVGQVVSEHGEKVFIPFLRGGTADLNTTLALAIIGVVVSHIFGVIALGWWEYLNKFINIKAFLEIPKKIKEDPTVLVVNPIKALVGLIEIISELAKVASLSFRLFGNIFAGEVLLASMAAILAFVLPVPFMFLEVIVGLIQALIFSMLILAYLTMNTTSHEEEH, encoded by the coding sequence ATGCCTGAAGTTAAGGAACAACAAAATAACGCGGTACAGCACGAGGGAAGCGCCCAGGCTGTCGAAGCAGTGAGTAATACCGAGGCTCAAAGCAGTAAAGAGGGGAGTGCTGGGACCGGCACCGAGGCGCAAGCCGGAGGCAAAGAGGAAATTGTCACCGAAAACACGCTGTTCGCCGAGCCGATTATTCATTTTAAAAATTTTACCATTACCAATTCGCTTATCAATTCCTGGGTGGCGATTTTCATAATTTTAATTTTAGCCGTTATTGTCCGTTTTAAAATCAAGGCCATACCGCGCGGCATCCAGAACGTTTTTGAGATGGTTATTGAAGGGTTTTTGGGAATCTTTGACTCGGTTACCGGATCTAGAGAAAAATCCCTAAAATTCTTTCCCTTAGTATTCAGTTTTTTTATATTGATTTTAATCAATAACTGGTTAGGGCTCCTGCCGGGCGTCGGTTCGGTCGGACAGGTAGTTTCCGAGCATGGTGAAAAAGTATTTATTCCGTTTTTACGGGGCGGCACGGCTGATTTGAATACGACTTTAGCTTTGGCGATTATCGGCGTAGTAGTTTCGCACATTTTCGGCGTCATAGCTTTAGGCTGGTGGGAATATCTGAATAAGTTTATCAATATAAAAGCCTTTTTAGAAATCCCGAAAAAGATAAAAGAAGATCCGACTGTTTTGGTGGTGAATCCGATAAAAGCTTTGGTGGGCCTAATAGAAATAATTTCCGAACTGGCCAAAGTGGCAAGCCTTTCTTTCCGGTTATTCGGCAATATTTTTGCCGGCGAAGTGCTTCTAGCTTCTATGGCCGCTATTTTAGCTTTTGTTTTGCCGGTACCATTCATGTTTTTAGAAGTAATTGTCGGGTTGATCCAGGCTTTGATATTTAGCATGCTGATCTTGGCGTACTTGACCATGAATACCACTTCGCACGAAGAAGAGCATTAA
- the atpE gene encoding ATP synthase F0 subunit C, producing MDGVMLAKALAIGIGSIGPGLGIGFIGAKAMEAIGRNPEASGKILVPMLLAAAFAEAIAIYALVIAFSIK from the coding sequence ATGGATGGAGTAATGTTAGCAAAAGCTCTAGCTATCGGCATCGGTTCAATCGGCCCTGGCCTAGGAATCGGATTTATCGGCGCTAAAGCTATGGAAGCCATCGGACGCAACCCGGAAGCTTCGGGAAAAATTTTAGTCCCGATGCTTTTAGCCGCCGCGTTTGCCGAAGCTATCGCTATTTACGCTTTGGTTATCGCTTTTTCGATCAAGTAA
- the atpF gene encoding F0F1 ATP synthase subunit B — protein sequence MDSLIETFHIDLKLLLAQAINFAIVLAVLYYLILKPIMKTMGERTSKIEKSLADAERIEKELKKTEVDRKEVLARAKKEANDIMEKTAAMAEEKKKEMINKAREEIGVIINKEKEKMQFEKEITLKEIRKEIGELVVLAVEKVLNKKVDSREDKELIEKMVKETKGIINN from the coding sequence ATGGATTCACTAATTGAGACTTTTCACATTGATTTAAAACTGCTTTTAGCCCAGGCCATTAACTTTGCCATCGTCTTAGCCGTGCTTTACTATTTGATTTTGAAGCCGATTATGAAAACTATGGGCGAACGGACGTCAAAAATAGAAAAGAGCCTGGCCGACGCCGAACGGATTGAAAAGGAATTAAAGAAGACTGAAGTTGACCGGAAGGAAGTACTCGCCCGGGCGAAAAAGGAAGCTAATGATATTATGGAGAAGACCGCCGCGATGGCCGAAGAGAAGAAAAAGGAAATGATTAACAAGGCTCGGGAAGAAATCGGCGTGATAATCAATAAGGAAAAAGAAAAGATGCAGTTTGAAAAAGAAATCACTCTAAAAGAAATCCGAAAAGAAATCGGAGAATTGGTAGTTTTAGCGGTAGAAAAAGTATTAAATAAAAAGGTGGATTCACGCGAAGATAAGGAGTTAATTGAGAAGATGGTTAAGGAAACTAAAGGGATTATAAATAATTGA
- the atpH gene encoding ATP synthase F1 subunit delta, with product MKISAKQYALALYETIQGKKDGQVIDALKKFVKMLAKNNDFKKAKDIARELDKIYRKEEGVLEAEITSANPLKREMANMLKEYVAGISGAKKVEMKESVDKDILGGVIIRYEDKVIDGSLRNRLSELKRDLAK from the coding sequence ATGAAAATTTCCGCCAAACAATACGCGCTTGCGCTCTACGAAACCATCCAGGGGAAAAAGGACGGCCAGGTTATAGATGCCTTGAAAAAATTTGTTAAAATGCTCGCTAAAAACAACGATTTTAAAAAAGCTAAAGATATTGCCCGAGAACTGGATAAGATATATAGGAAAGAAGAGGGAGTGCTAGAGGCCGAAATAACGAGCGCTAATCCGCTAAAAAGGGAAATGGCTAATATGCTAAAGGAGTATGTCGCAGGAATTAGCGGAGCGAAAAAAGTGGAAATGAAGGAAAGCGTCGATAAGGATATCTTGGGCGGCGTAATTATAAGATATGAAGACAAAGTAATTGATGGAAGTTTAAGAAATCGGCTAAGTGAACTAAAAAGGGATTTAGCTAAATAA
- the atpA gene encoding F0F1 ATP synthase subunit alpha produces MATKDFIIEQLKNEISGFKAEAKKQSVGTVIEVGDGIARISGLSDALASEMLEFVAGSGKKVYGVVFNLEEDNVGAVILGDYTEIKEGDQVNRTDKILSVPVGEGVVGRVVNALGEPVDGKGAIESKNFYPVEKIAPGVITRESVKQPVQTGIKAIDAMIPIGRGQRELIIGDRQIGKTAIAIDTIINQKGQNMKCIYVAVGQKESKVANIVARLEAAGAMDYTTIVLAGASDPASLLYIAPYAGTAMAEYFLDKGEDVLVVYDDLSKHAVAYREISLLLRRPPGREAYPGDVFYLHSRLLERSCKLNKDFGGGSITALPIIETQAGDLSAYIPTNVISITDGQIFLEGDLFYQGQRPAINAGLSVSRVGSSAQIKAMKKVAGQMRLDAAQYRELAAFAQFGSDLDAETKSKLELGKRLMEILKQDQYATVSVTQQVLIFFALINGYVNDVAVEKVREFEAGLHKYAATNGEKILKAIEETKEISEKAEKDVRKLIEDYKATLS; encoded by the coding sequence ATGGCAACAAAAGATTTTATTATCGAACAATTAAAAAATGAAATTTCCGGTTTTAAGGCTGAAGCAAAAAAGCAGTCAGTCGGCACCGTTATTGAAGTCGGGGACGGCATCGCGCGCATTTCAGGATTGTCCGACGCTTTGGCTTCGGAAATGCTTGAATTCGTCGCCGGATCCGGAAAAAAAGTCTACGGCGTGGTATTTAACCTGGAGGAAGATAACGTCGGCGCGGTAATTTTAGGGGACTATACGGAAATTAAGGAAGGGGACCAGGTAAACCGGACTGATAAGATTTTGTCCGTGCCGGTAGGCGAGGGCGTTGTCGGCCGGGTGGTGAACGCTTTGGGCGAACCGGTGGACGGCAAAGGCGCCATCGAATCCAAAAATTTTTATCCGGTGGAAAAAATCGCTCCGGGCGTTATTACCCGCGAATCAGTCAAACAGCCGGTCCAGACCGGAATTAAAGCCATTGACGCCATGATCCCGATCGGCCGCGGACAGCGCGAACTCATCATCGGCGACCGCCAAATCGGTAAAACCGCGATTGCCATCGATACGATTATTAACCAGAAGGGCCAGAACATGAAATGCATTTACGTAGCGGTCGGACAAAAAGAATCCAAAGTCGCTAATATCGTCGCGCGATTAGAAGCCGCCGGAGCCATGGATTACACAACAATAGTTTTAGCCGGCGCTTCTGACCCGGCGTCTCTTCTCTATATCGCCCCTTACGCCGGAACTGCTATGGCCGAATACTTCTTAGATAAAGGCGAAGACGTTCTTGTGGTTTATGACGATTTGTCCAAGCACGCCGTCGCTTACCGCGAAATATCACTGCTCCTTCGCCGGCCTCCGGGACGGGAAGCTTATCCCGGCGACGTATTCTATTTACATTCCCGCTTGCTGGAAAGATCGTGCAAGCTAAATAAAGATTTTGGCGGCGGATCAATTACCGCTTTGCCGATTATTGAAACCCAGGCCGGCGACTTGTCCGCTTATATTCCGACTAACGTAATTTCCATTACTGACGGACAAATCTTTTTGGAAGGCGACTTATTCTACCAGGGCCAGCGCCCGGCTATTAACGCGGGACTTTCCGTATCCCGGGTTGGCAGTTCCGCTCAAATTAAGGCGATGAAAAAAGTAGCCGGCCAGATGCGCTTAGACGCCGCCCAATACCGCGAATTAGCCGCCTTTGCTCAATTTGGTTCAGACTTAGACGCCGAAACCAAATCTAAGCTTGAGCTCGGAAAACGGCTGATGGAAATCCTAAAGCAAGACCAGTACGCGACCGTGTCAGTAACCCAGCAGGTATTAATTTTCTTCGCGCTGATTAATGGCTATGTTAACGATGTAGCGGTAGAAAAAGTCAGGGAATTCGAAGCAGGCCTTCATAAATACGCCGCTACTAACGGCGAAAAGATATTAAAGGCCATTGAAGAGACTAAAGAAATCAGCGAGAAAGCGGAAAAAGACGTAAGGAAATTAATTGAAGATTATAAAGCGACTTTAAGTTAA
- the atpG gene encoding ATP synthase F1 subunit gamma — protein MPSTRDIRRRIKSVGNMKKITRAMEMASAAKMRKAIEAVLRTRTYANLSWETVLHLSQTSNGSNGSEGLHPLLTAKKNAKRIGIILVTSNRGLCGGFNMNVIKKVHESIKKHQYIGSQIEIEPEIILIGKKGQAVARYYGYKLGAEFPKEDFVTEVNEVIPIAKFAIDEYLAGNYDKVMVGYTDFVNAARQVPRVKQLLPVEVEYEEDHLGIVGEDTRVGIDKKLMDEKKEKHLAKAENVYDYTFEPSPREVLDEMVPRLIEVQLFQALLESNASEHSARMAAMHQATEAAGDMIDELTLFYNKARQAGITREIAEISAGANALVE, from the coding sequence ATGCCGTCAACCAGAGACATAAGAAGAAGGATAAAATCGGTCGGGAACATGAAAAAAATTACCCGGGCGATGGAAATGGCTTCGGCCGCGAAAATGCGCAAAGCCATTGAAGCCGTACTCCGCACCCGGACTTACGCCAATTTAAGCTGGGAGACGGTTTTACATTTGTCTCAAACTTCGAACGGCAGTAACGGCTCCGAAGGCCTGCACCCCCTTTTGACGGCAAAGAAAAACGCGAAGCGTATTGGAATAATTTTAGTTACATCCAACCGGGGGCTTTGCGGCGGCTTTAACATGAATGTCATAAAAAAAGTCCACGAATCCATAAAAAAGCACCAATATATCGGCTCGCAAATTGAAATTGAACCGGAAATAATTTTAATCGGTAAAAAGGGCCAGGCGGTTGCCCGCTACTATGGCTATAAGCTCGGCGCCGAGTTCCCGAAAGAGGATTTTGTTACCGAAGTGAATGAAGTTATCCCGATCGCCAAGTTCGCAATCGATGAATATTTGGCCGGGAATTACGACAAAGTAATGGTTGGTTATACGGATTTTGTAAACGCCGCCCGCCAGGTGCCGAGAGTAAAGCAATTATTGCCAGTGGAAGTAGAATATGAAGAAGATCATCTCGGGATTGTCGGAGAGGATACGAGGGTAGGGATTGATAAAAAATTAATGGATGAGAAAAAGGAAAAGCACTTGGCTAAAGCCGAGAACGTTTATGATTATACTTTTGAACCCTCGCCCCGGGAAGTCTTGGACGAGATGGTCCCGCGCTTAATTGAGGTGCAATTGTTCCAAGCGCTCTTGGAATCAAATGCATCTGAACACAGCGCCCGGATGGCCGCCATGCACCAAGCGACCGAAGCGGCCGGCGATATGATCGACGAGTTAACGCTCTTTTATAACAAGGCGCGGCAAGCCGGCATTACCCGCGAGATCGCGGAAATTTCGGCTGGGGCGAATGCTTTGGTTGAATAG